The nucleotide window ttaaatatttttaaattattttcttatgacgtttggcatgaaatgtgcccaGGGTTGCTGAGGATTAGGgagaggaggattagggggagggattcatatcgtaaatttgattttaaacacccaataaaaatttgaatctagtaaaaaatgtctaaatgaactcccataCATCTAagccaagtaaataaatacagaagttcatttaaaagaccaatatttgctcagaatgattgtaaatgtggaaaaaagaggtggggttatatcctccctactttgtgattgtttttgcctgcactctctcattttttgacCGAATTccataaaaaaaggtgtcaaaatgctcaggaggataaaccacttcaaatgagatgtgcaggtaaaatgtttgaaccatttcattttttttactatgtaacacgaAGGTACCCCGGGTTGTGACACAGGTTGTGACACCATGAATGTTTTAAGATAATGTTTCATAAAGCAACCTCGTTGACACATCTGAGGTTGCTGCAATATATGGTTATGTTATTTTACAGAGTTTATATTACCctcaaccctagaactacgaagaggggttgtaccccccccccctgaaaaaaaccgcacgtgtttacgcccaaccgacctaagctaatcgtagatacatcctttgcgctcattttaggtGATAAAATTGCCCAGCACCTTACCTGgtgtaggaccggccatcaaagatgaccataggggggttggtgaggccccaatgattttcatttcgctcttgtgaaattatttcaaaagctactgactttttacttgttagctaGGTgcaaatagtcatttccttttatatttaagaGAACATtcggtgaaaatcacatttttgtagaaTGTTTagccaaaaatcatttttgactaTATTTTTGTATATAGCCAGAATATTGCATTGACATTGTActaccctcacattatgacgtcttAGCAACATTATgtggggcatgtttgtacttattttggtatcaatggatagaggagacccgtagctatacattagtaccaaatataatggtatatgacgtttataattgaaaattaagggggCGGACGCAACAACCCAtctcttcgtagttcgtgttacaaaatatggtagttctagggttaatgcaAGGATTTTAAAATGGTCCAGGGATGACAAAATATCAAAGCAGCATTTTAAATATGGTCATTGAAATTTACTTAAGCACGTAAAGCGGGAAATGAAAACTTTGgccaacaaaatgaaaaatatttaaacCTTGAATTAAATCAAAAATCATATGCATATAAAAAATGCACGTGAATTGGTGCAATATGGTGAGATATAGTCTGTGCCACAGCTTCAAAAACTTAGCATGTGCAGGTTATATGGGAGTCACGGTTCCTAAAAGTTTGTCTTACCTGTGTTTCATACAAAATGTAATTGCGATTATGCAAATGAATGCTAATAAAAACACTGATCCTGCACTGACACCAATAATTACACCTGGAAATTGAGCAAAATGAGCAAATATTATTTTACGTAGGTAGACCAAATATCGTCACTTATTAAATTTCGACGGAGGCAAATGGGATCCATTTTTACTTTAGTTTCTCTTTGATTTATATAGAAATTCACTTATCACGTGTTATGCTCTTTGGTTTCACAGGACACCCTACTTGTATTATAGCAATTTAATAgagtaaataaatatcatatttacCATTGTCGTTTACGGTATGTTTCCCGTCTGGTGTTACTGTTGGTTGAATTGAATATAGAATTTTCGTcaattattacataataaatcAAGTTTATCAAAACAACAATCTTGCAGTATAATCAAAGTTGTTTTAAACGTATACCCGTAAGTGCTTAGCAAACGCACAATTTTTTCGTAAACTTTCGCAAAGTTTTGTTTATGTTTCCATAAAATTCAAAAGTTAGGTTATAATGGGTATAAAACTATTTAATAACATTGTAAAAATAGTTGTAAATTTGCTTGCAGATATTCTATCGAGTTGACAAACTCGTTTTCAAAACTTttgcagaaaaatagtttacaataacattttgacaacattttacaattttcttgTACATGAGGTAGTGTTGTTGTTGTTCGTTTTTATACAGAATACCTTACAAGGTTTTCATTACctttaaatttaatgatatgaacGTTTTGAcaacatatttgtgtttgctggaggtTACCATGATTTGGCATGGTATACGTTTTTTTATTGTCTTTCAAATTGTCCTATATTATCATAAATCATCctataaaacaaataatttttattatatcataAGATAAAAAAAGACTTACTGATTTGATAAGTAATGTTAAACCCCGTTTCTGTCGTTCTTGGATTTGATATGAACTGTAGCCACACGTAGTTTCCAGTAGATATATATAGAAATGATTCATTATACAGGTTGCCACAGGCTATCTCATGGTTTATAGCTTCCTGCCGATCCAACTTCTCTTCAAAAATCTTTAAGAGTTGAAATGTTAAATTCAAAAAGTTATCACTTTTACAATAGTAATATATATCTGCTTAACTTTCTGTAATTATTGAAAttgtaaatattacaaaattttaGGTGAATTTTGGTTTCACTTGAGAGTAAATGGCAATTATGGCATTCTTTAAAGAGTTATATCAAGTAATTTCTCAAGTGAACTTCTCATTTCATACCATTTGGATTAATCAAGTTTGGAACTCGTTTACTCAAATTTCATCATAATTAATCCTGAggaaattaacattaatacaataTTTAATCAATCTCTTATTCTCTCTTAGTTTATTGTTAGTTTTGTCGAGGGGGTTACTTCAAgattttattgttaattttgtcgATGGGGTTACTTcaagaaggtcctatctgcaatagctacccttTAACATCATTTGAATTCTATATTGCACACATCTAAGAATATGACATATgaaaaaggtttgactacaaaaacgattctcttataatgcatctacgcacagtttccacctcgatacacccgagcacataGACATTTCCAAGCTAGACTCTACGCAGACTGTGttttactacacggttgagtgcatagcatcataagagctctgtgagatctagtgggaaatagaaatctgtgattggtttttgtcaaaacctcaagtgttcccttcacccgatcagattttttttatatgaatgaaagctaacacttccccctaaaaacaaattgtcattaggtcaacagataacgcaattcaatgtttatagcaaggcgaatgtggtaaatctgttgaaaacgacctatgccagcacaatttttgaccataatgtaggttttaaaactcaaaatctcaagtgttccttacaatattttttcacattttatatcattaaatgaaagagcacacttatattgtccatacattaACCTCATTTTAATAATCAATGGCCAATTTTCTTTGAATTGCAAACCATGTGCAAAAAGTtcttattttcgcctgttttgtcatacggttgtaataaattcaatgaactatggctTTGCTAAAAatgtggcagctattgcaaatggGTCTTCTTGAAGTAACCCCTTGATATGTCTAAAACTTACGACCAACCAATCATAGCAAGTATTTCTCAGCGACGGTGCCTGCAAACTGAAATTTAAGAACCTTAGTTCTATGTTCGTGTTTGTAGGGCCTTGTATTATCCATGTACACTTGGTGTTATTTGGATAGGAAGACGGATAATTTGGCGATATGATATATCCAGATAAAGCTGTCAAATGACCGCCACATTTAGTTGGAGTATCTGTGAGTGCAAAAGTGATAATGTTCATACGATATGAGTTGTTTAATGTAGAAACAAATATTACTCGAaataaaaacattgttttgtaatCGTTTCTCCTGTTGCTTCTTTAACACCAAGGACTTTCATGGACGTTTCCTAGGTTATGATGTTACGTGCACTATTTGTAGTCGGAGACTGAATTCTGACACATGTTTGCTATCATGTTATGGATAACACACTGTTACACACACGCACATACAATCAGTCTGGTCCGCAATGAAGATACgacaccagtagcgtagccaggattttagtgcgGAGTTGGGGGAGGGGGTGATGGCAAAGTCAAATTCTCGTCCCCatgtgtcaattttttgtcccattttaaaTACTtgttaatgacactttactcttttcTGCAGGGTTGCCCCTCCCCGGATCCCATGGTTACGCCACTGCACATCACAGACTGATAATGGCAAACTTTACAATCAACGCCAATAAGTTCAGAGATTTGTTTGACTCAACTCAATCTCTTGCTTCCACGATATCATGAATGAAAAGTGTAacgagaaaaaaaaacccacaatgtACAAAGAAAAGATGGGAAAAAGgttaaaaataagtttaaaatatttggaaaaattagaaaaacaaataataataataataataataataataataataataataataataataataataataataataataataataataataataataatgtaataaaaataaaaataataataataataataataataataataataataataataataataataataataaatacaatacgtCGCTGTTATGTCAAAACCTCataactccaatagctgctagGTGTTAGATATGTACAATACAATATTGTATTGTACTTTTTAAACATCTATCAGTTATATGGATATACTATTGTATTTTATTTACCACTTAGCAACTATTGGAGTTACGAGGTTTTGCCAGAACAGCGACGAATAATAATGATTACCACAATTTTGTTCATCTGTCATATCATGGCAATCATCTTCGCCATCGCATTGGAAGCCTGAATAAATACACGATCCATTTCCGCAAAGGAAGTCAAAGTAACCATTGCAATCCTCTGAAAGAAGATTACAACAAAACAGAGGGTTTAATCTAGATACTTGATcaatattatattttatgtatATTAATTATACAAAGTGTCCCATAAaatggaatgcgggctaagtacttAGGTTGCGAACCTGGCATTAACAGTGGTagtagtagagggtacatagattatgtgaTGAAAAGGACAGTCATAATTATTAACATCAACttatattaatttcaaaaatctacatgtaaccttttttgggacaccctgtatatcaataaGCAGAAGGAAGAGTTACATTCATTGCTTTGTTACTCTTTGTAACACAATCCCTTCCTTCCCGTACATTACCATTATTTTAAAGAACATATTTCCCTTTCTAAAGTAATTAAAGCGGCTATAGCTTAGGCTACTTGATATGATGTGAAAGTGAATGTTACTAATATCAGATTACAATTCCGATATCAATACACAAATCAGTACAAGAAAAAGTGTATAACAAAGTATGTTATCTGTAAACTAAGTAGTTTCAATATACATAGTGGAGAGTATTGGATAATATTTAAACATTATAACATGAGATGTGGTACCAAATTAATGTTTACATATAAACGATATGAAATCAATCGCGCCAATACAAGTAAATATGTATAATATATGATTGGAAACGTAAGATCAGACATAATGATGAAGTTAATGCCAAAAGAAGTAATATTATATTCTGCCAATGATattaaatgtttccaaaaattatATTACTTACGTGAAAGAATTGGCAAAACTTCTCTAGTGACAGTTAggaagataataataatattaatgtagAGTAACATCACTAATTGCTAGTTTAATGTCAACAATAATCTGTGATCCGATGACAACGGCTTTATTATTTGCTATACATTGCAATTGAAACAATAGTTCAGGGTCAAGCCTACGCAATGCACTATTTAAACACAGAATATTTAACCACATATATATTTCACATATTTTGGTAATGATACATCGAATATACACAGAATAACAATGTGCGCATTTATGAAATCAAAAAACTCATGATTGAGTGAATGActgaattaattgataaataaataaataaataaataaataaataaataaataaataaataaataaataaataaataaataaataaataaataaaaattaattaattaattaaataaataaataaataaataaataaataaataattaattaattaattaattaattaattaattaattaattaattaattaattaattaatatgaaAGTAGCGAAACTGACAGTAACTGATATGTTATAACTGATAagtaatatcaaaatcaataatttaTTCTGCCATTtggattataataaataaattaattaattaataaattaattaattaattaattaatcaattaattaattaattaattaattaattaattaattaattaattaattaattaattaattaattaattaatatataaataaataaatatataaataaataaacactcaATCATTCAATCTAGCAAATaatctattaagggggtactacatttgtgtcaatttttgcatttttctcaaaaactaatataacagtggtaacaaaggttatgtatattataggggcaagaaatccaattactacactggaatttcagtgacccaagacaagcagtttgttatttatgataagaaataaggtaccgctaggatgtacctcgtttcctatcatatatactgaaccgcttgtcttgagttactgacatttcagtttagtaattggattccttgccccaataatatacataacttttgttaccagtgtgttactattttttgagaaaaatacaaaaatagtcacaaattaacaAATAGTAATTGTATTTAAAGAGGTAATTAATCTAGGCTATATAATGGAAAAAGGTCAGTGAACTTTGCACaggaggtcaagttcaaaattattcaaaattgctcaaaacCCACACTATCGTCATCATCTGCTCATAAGGATTCAAAAAAGTATACTTTAACCTATCTATGACGTATagtgtaacattgtgacgtcatatgtctAACTTTGGCTTGAACATTGGTCTGATTTTAGTCTCAAATTATTCATCCTGTTGGTTGTtgcaagaaatgagaaaaagaatatTTTATAACTCATTAAGAGTGCTTCTTATCCTGGTAACACAACAATAGTCAAGGTAAAATTAAATCAATATAGAATTCATTGCAACTCAGCAGATATTGTTCTATTTTACTtcataacgaaacatcctacatagggaaaactattatttttctaacTTCTTATGGCAAAACAAAcagtttgagaccattttcaacaaaattggagCATTCTTAACGACCtatttttttgacctatgacgtcACAGTGTTACctatttgcccataactccataacggTACGTCGAAGAGAGGTCAgtctatactttttctgaatccttatgagtaGATGAacacattatttttgtttttagccAAATCCGAGCAACTTCGAACTTTGCCACCGTATAAAAGTTCAATGAAATTTTCCCACAAAAtaagggtgctgttgaaatgGCCCCATAGCCTGTATCTCTGCCAAATATGGCAATTTTAACATGATTTACACGATAGTTTAATACGGCAATCTGTTGGACTAGCATATTCATGCCATGTTGTTTTGAACATTGAACACCCGGGTACCTGTATTCTATTCTTCTCATTTGGTTTCTAATATCTATCAACAACACTTTTGTCTTCTTGACTTGGGGATTATGCTGCAGACATGTAGGAAGTAAATTAATGTATTGCACTTATTATAATCTAGAATAGAAAATAAGTTCTCAGAATTAAAGGTAATTCTACttattcttaaagtattttttatttaatatctgTATAAATATGAAACACAGTCACAGACTATATGAACTTTAAGATTTGCATCACATTATATCAGCTGCTTATTACATTTATCCCATCATAGGTCTGTCTAaacttgttttaaaaatgttctgCTTAGAATGTGCACGCTTTTCTGCGTTCCATACACACTCAGAACACATAATTTCAAATAACAGTGCTTTCACGTTACGCGTTTTGACAAATCGCAGTGCGTGATTTTCAATAATGTGTCGAGAGGGCAATAGAATAACTTCAACGTGTACGAAGACAATTATCGTtgacaataaaataatatataataccaACATGCATAATCAGTCATCAAAAACAGAACTTTTGCTGCCCCACTTCAGGTTTGTTGGTCGCATAATACCCTTTTTTTCAGGTTAGCCCCTGTTAAAAAGTGAACATGACCTACATCTATCATGTGTGAGAAATGTCTTGGGTATTATGTTATCATTTACGAACTTTAATATCTCGCAAGATCCCATAAACTGATGTTTGTCACCCAAACGCTTAATGCGGAAAATGATGTATTGGTTCCATACACACTGCATTTATTAAATGCAAACTTTGGTATCAACCAAAATACACCGGAAGAGTGACTTGAACGAAATGCGGATTTATCTATTCTGCATATTGTTGGCAAGAATTGTGTGTAAAACCGATACGAAACTGTAAATTGTGACACTATCTGGTACTTATAGCATATGCAAAATTAATGTCCAACAGCGGTTGTTTCATACATTtatctttcatttaaaaaatgtgcaaaataccgAGTTTTTAACTAATTGTCCCAAATATGTTACCATAATGATAGTTTGTAAACAATAGCACATAATTAAGACATGTAGTAACTCATGGCATTTCTCGCACATGACTGTTGGTGTAGGTCATGTTTACTTTTCAATATGGGCTAACCTGAAAAGAGCAGCTATGAGACCCCTTAGGATATCTTGAGATATTTCATTATGTTGTTCACAAATCGAACTGTTTAGTAAAGTGCTGTCATACTGATATCATGCACTAATTCAAACAGTTTTCTTATGTATATTCAtcgtttaaatactttttttttcattttcgttAACATAGTCAAGAGTCACACGTGTCAATTGCTTGaataaatgttgttatctacCCATCCCTCCTCGTCGTTGTCCGTGTGGTTAACATCATTTACTCCTGTTGCAGGCTGAATGGTAGAATCGTCATAAAGATTATCTGATGAATGTTCACCTTGGGTTACGTGTGGATTTTGTGGTCGAACACTTgcgtatgaatattcatgaggatcattatcatcaatatcatgaTAAATACCATTGTCTTCAGAATGCGTATTGTGTGCTAAGAATGCttcattattgtgatttgttACTCCAGTGTTGTTTTCCTGGGCGAATACCGATTGACCTGCTTCAACTGTTGAATCGTATGGCCCATCAAAGGCAAGTCCGCTAGTCTGTGGTATACTTGCACTGTCTGATGATGATGCTTTCCTTCAAAAAACAATGTGTATaattcatgattattattattattattattattattattattattattattattattattattattattattattattattattattattattagtagtagtagtagtagtagtagtagtttaatttttgttcttttcttaaAAGTGTGTAAGCACACATTGACTATTAtagtaaatcaatcaataaaatcCATGTTCTTATTTACCGCCAAAAATTGCTATTGCTCTTTTTGTATCATATTAATTTGTAAacgctcttttagcaaagtcatagttcattgaatttacaaccgtatgacaaaacaggcgaaaatagtaactttttgcacaagatttgcaatttaaagagaattggccattgctcattctagtgacgctagtgtatggaaaatataagtgtgccttttcatttaatgacataaaatttgacaaatattgtaaggaacccttgaggttttgacttttaaaacctacattttggtcaaaacaatgtgcttggataggtagtttcaacagatttaccacattcgtcttgctgcttaaattgcgttatctgttgacctagtgacaaaagtgtttttagggagaattgttagctttcgtttgatatttttcagctagaagctccacagctctcacaTTGCTATGCCGTGTAGATTTTAGTGTAAAACTGCTtattgttctctgcttggaagctcttgtacgaaaatgtgtgctgtgtttaggtgtatcgaggtggaaacagtgcgcatgatggtttataagagaatcgtttttatatagaaacctttccatatggttTGGTTTTTTTCTTTGTGAAAGAAGAGATTGCAATATTAGACAATTTTTCACTATAAATATACacatatgcatggtcacttgcgtctaactaactgttcaagtgaccatgcatatacccaaaagtcacttgcatttattatggagggcataattaaccgtacatttcttgccgaaatgagtaacatgtaattgagaaaaaaaTGGACATAGctgcttctggctctaagccctcgatttaTAAAATACATTTCAAGGTGCGTTCATATAAAAAACGAAACCGCTCAATTcctcgaaagaaacaacgtctggAGTGCAAAGCCGTGTTAATGTGATAATTACAAAGTATAGGATAAGGCTACAAATAATCGTAAACATTtcgtcgacgggtccttaaagaactttagcaaaattaccctcgattagagaaaagcgagggtaattaattttgtttcactggtttcattttctgatattggatttcataatttgatcttatatacctcgacacctgctgatgtttgaccttttgcatgtcaacacattcctggtgctctggaggtcagctgggcaggggagtgCCAGAGGGCATATAttatggtgacccaagtgaagtccagctggttaggatgacagattgaccactgtgtttttaagactaactttcatgctcatggcaattgccatggcaactggctgtcaaagctgaaaacatttgaagaaagcatggattcaaaagttttaaggatatgtacatgaaatgaaTGCATGAAGTTTATAAACTGAAGCTTCACCTTGATTTCCAATAAACAACTGTCACGAAAACACATAACAGCACCAGAAACGTGGCTACACCCACACTGACTCCAATAATCATGGCTGAATGTAAGAAAACgaattcataactttcattattacCGTAACTTGTTTTTATTCTATGAtatgaatttaatattttgtgctTTTGGCATCtaaaaaactaaaactaaatggTTCTATTCTTCTGTACCCACAATGATTCATAAAGGGGACAAAACTCAAAATAGTCCTCAGGGGTTATAACAAATAGGTCGTACGTCAAACATTTCATAGACTGaggacaaattttaaaaaaaatattgaaaatttcatcgaaactggtctcaaatttcAAATCTCGAAGATATTTTTAAGTATcacaattcacaattttggtgcgATTTGTATTTTTGGGTCCCCCTTTaaagttaatgcagccaaagtctaATTGAAATATTTACATTTGATCCATGATTACATCCGATCTGAGctatacatttctcaaacaaatttaTTTTCCAAGTTCGcttgccgagaggagtaatttgagacaagttTCGATGAAACTTTCAATATTGAAAATTAaacttctgtgcatgagatatttgacatttgacttaCTGTACTCTTTGACGCCTGAACACTAAAGGATGGAATCAAAACTAGACCGGCGGTTGACTGCCGGTTCCGTCCActtccgtccggttgctattgttctaaacaatggcaaccgggcggaaccggacggaaccgctggtcaaccgccggtcaagttttgatttcatccctaaacacCCTAGtacaatatgacaattgacttttttttattcctagcaatgaaaGAAAACCCTGTAGTAATATTACATGATAGAACAAACTTTACATTTTGGCACATTATGATCTTCGACCCCTCTTTGGAAGCATAGAGCAGAGAGAAAAAAATTGAACTAAAatatagttttatcatttgaggtttaacatgtttaaggataCCAAAAACCATTGGTTTCACTAATGTAgcaatacaaaatattaattcaaatatcactacaCAGAGCCATTTACTATAGTTCTCCTATGACGCAATTGTATAAACTTTTCAGACTTGTTTCAATAAATAACGAattcacattactaaaaactgagTATCGGTATTTTACGACAGTTCTTTCAGAGCCAAAAATAGTACGGTGCAAAAACGAGTATTTTACCTGATTTGGTAGTTGTCTTGGAACTGATTTTCTTTTGCGATGTATAAGGTGTTTGTAGCAAAGTTGAGGTCGTCGTTGTTCTACTTGTTGACACTGTCGTCGTAGAAGGCACTGACATGTTGCAGAAAAATCATCAAGTAGATTCAGATTATTGATAAAGAAGTTTTGCAAATGGTACttaaattgataaaataaaaGCGTTTCAAAGCAAACAATTAGGCCCTGAATAATTTTAGTACTTTTTGTTTTGCCTTGGCCAACAAACTCGCTGAATGCAGTATTTTATACTGCAAATTTCAACACCTCATTTGCTGCTCTGCGATCTTGTTAAAAAATGTTAAACGCGTTTCAATGGTAAAGGTTTggatttaaaaagttgcagtagACCTTATACAAACCCCAAATTCATAACAGAGACATTTTCTTCACTCAGTGATATTTTTTATT belongs to Amphiura filiformis chromosome 18, Afil_fr2py, whole genome shotgun sequence and includes:
- the LOC140139384 gene encoding uncharacterized protein produces the protein MTDEQNCDTPTKCGGHLTALSGYIISPNYPSSYPNNTKCTWIIQGPTNTNIELRFLNFSLQAPSLRNTCYDWLVIFEEKLDRQEAINHEIACGNLYNESFLYISTGNYVWLQFISNPRTTETGFNITYQIITPDGKHTVNDNGVIIGVSAGSVFLLAFICIIAITFCMKHRSRRNSPEVNQPIGLAFDGPYDVTVGEGHSTFAETVETDPANNYNNEVVQPDTKRPDDTRIYHVLENTDSHAYAYAINRVHPQPNQDGHSSQKLYHEYSVIENTTDVENNRENNEDKYEQLNIIM
- the LOC140139922 gene encoding uncharacterized protein; amino-acid sequence: MTPNYPSPYPTSSRCTWIIEGPNQSTILLTFTTFLLEDVNINHNCNDWLKLHESKHGAPTGVYCGRGSPQTTYQSSGNYLWLQFVSSSTISEAGFSIDYEIVPSTTTVSTSRTTTTSTLLQTPYTSQKKISSKTTTKSAMIIGVSVGVATFLVLLCVFVTVVYWKSRKASSSDSASIPQTSGLAFDGPYDSTVEAGQSVFAQENNTGVTNHNNEAFLAHNTHSEDNGIYHDIDDNDPHEYSYASVRPQNPHVTQGEHSSDNLYDDSTIQPATGVNDVNHTDNDEEGWVDNNIYSSN